The segment GTATCTGGGAGTTTTCGTTACCGCTACTCTTTCATTTTCTTTTTCTTTGGCCCTGTCTGTACGTCAGATGTTGCCTCTCGTTTGGAAAGCTCATGCTAAAGAAAAGTGGGGTGGCTTTATTGCATATGGCACCTTTCAGACGCTCGTCATGATTAATCTAGGTGCAATTGTTGAGTCAAAAGTAAGCGCCGGATTAATAGGTATATTGGGGTTTCTGATAATTTCTATGTTGCTGTTATCTATATTCCAGATGGCGATTGTGTGGAGCATATGGGACGTCTCTCGTAAGCCTAAGCCTATTATACGTGCGGGCGGCATTGCCGGAATTGTTATTCTGGTAGTTTGTACCATGCCACCCTTAAACCAGGTATTTGTTGGGTATGCTATGTCGAGCTCAGCGACAGGTGGTCGTGGTTGCACAGTGTTCATTTGGACTGAGGAATCTAAAGTTCTGCCTGAGTTGCGCAGCGAAGATGACCGCTTAAAAAGCGTTGATCTAAGGATTCCGATGGCTACTAGAGATATCTTTTATACTCGACCTTGGCAGAACGGCGTGTCGAAGGAAATTGCTTTAGTCCCATCTGCCAGCGTGGCTAAGGTTATGGAGTGTGACTCTTGAATGAGCTGGAGTAGAGCCACTGCAGCGCAGAATTTTGAGAGCTGATGGTAAAAGGCTGCTTTTACAAGCCGCACGGTGTCAGACGCGGCTCGCGCTATTCGGTGCTGCGTGGTTGAGCAACTATTGAGGTGGCCACTTCGCCAATAAGATAGGCGTCAGACCCGCCTTTGCCGAAACACCATCACTCCCGCGATTAAGATCATGCCCATACCCAGCCAGGTCATGGCATCGGGCACTTCGCTGAAGAGCAAGTAGCCCCAAAGGCTGGCAAAGATGAGGTAGGCGTAATCAAAGGTGCCGATCAACGCCGAAGGGGCAATTTGATAAGCCCTTGCCACCCCGGTATTCACAATGATCAGCAGTAGGGCGTAGGCGCCCACGAGCACTAACGCTTTGGCGTCTAGCGGTTGCCAACCGGCGAACAGGAACGGCGCGTGTTCGGCGATCGTTGCTGTGCTGTTGATTGCCACCAGCACGCTGAAGAGAGTGCCTGCTGCCAGGAAGGCTAGATTTAATCCCAGGGTGAGAAGTAAGGGGTGCTCTCTTTGGCAGTGGTGGCGAGTGACCAGCATGGCTAGCGCATAAAAGAGGGCGGCAAGCACGGGTAGCAGTGTGGCAGGTGTGAAAGTGTCGCCGCCAGGGCGCAACACCACCACCACGCCCAGGAAACCGCAGAGGATGCCCAGCCACGCCTGGCGTGAAAGATGCTCGCCCGCCCCAAAAGCAGCCAGCACGGCAATAAACAGCGGCGTTGTGTAGATGGCGACCGCCGCCACCGAAAGCGGAATCAGCGGCAGTGCTGCGTAGTAGGTTATCCACATCAGCAACAGAAGCAGGCTTCTTATCGCCACCCAGCGGCGTGATTTTACCTTGGGGTGGGGGCCTGAATGGCCAATGATCAATCCAAAGAGTATCGGCAGCGAGAGTGTTGAGGCGATGACATAGAGTTGCCATAGCGACATACTGGCACTTAGATACTTAACCAGGGCGTCGGTCAACGCCAGCAGAAAGACAGCCCCCACGATAAGGCTTATGCCCTGTAGGATATTATCTTGTGGTTCAGCGGTGGCCTTCATTGCAGCGTTCCAGAGATGAATTCCGTTCTAGAATGCCGCTGCCGCAAGCAGTGCTTCAAACGACTTCTGCGTCACCATGCATGAGCTCAGATTATGGATAACTTCATCAAGTCTCTTCCACCACTGGCGACGCTGCGCCCCTTTGAGGCTGCCGCCAGGCTGGAAAGCTTTTCGCGCGCGGCCGATGAGCTCCACCTGACCCAGGCGGCTATCAGCCGACAGATTCGTGCACTGGAGGAAGACCTAGGCGTGATGCTTTTCGAGCGCCGTCATCGCCGTGTGTTTCTTACCCGGGAGGGGCGTGAGTTTGGCCGTACGGTCTCCCAGGCGCTGGAAAGTATCGCCACGGGTGCTCAGGCGCTGCGCGGCGACCCAAATGATAAGCGCGTCGTGTTGTTCTGCCAGTTATGCGAAGCGTTCTATTGGCTGATGCCACAGCTGGCTGACTTCAATCGTCGTTATCCTGACATTGAGATACAGCTGGCGACCTCGACAAGGCCGATTACCGAATTTAGTGGCAGCTTCGACATTGCGCTGCAAACCAACGGACGACCCAGCGGGAGCCATCGATTGGTGTTTACCGCCGAGGATGAGATATTTCCGGTCTGCAGCCCAGCTTATTTGGAAGGGGGCAACACGCCGTTGAGTCTCAATGCGTTGCTGAACCAGCGGCTACTTCACCACCATGCGGAACCGGCGGATTGGCTGGAGTGGGATGAATGGTTTCGTGCCATGGGGCACTTTGAACACACATCAGCGGAGAGTGCTGTGTTCGATAGCTATCCACTGCTACTGCAAGCGGCTGTCGCGGGGCACGGCATTGCACTGGGGTGGCGGCGCACAACGCAACGCTTAATTGAAAATGGCGAGCTGATCCGCCCGGTGGCAGAGAGCCTGCCCCAGCACGATGCCATCGCCCTCTACACACGCCAGGGCGCGCCTCAACGACCAGGCAGCGAAGCGTTATTGGGCTGGCTGCATGAGGTGTTGAGTAATTAATGACGCTGAGCTCTGTCTGATAACTGGCTGCGCTCGACCCTACGGGGTTAACCATCGGCTCAACGTACTCATTTACGTCACGTAAACTCGCGATCGAGTTCGATCCGTCTTTTCGCCGTTTTTTGCCTTGCTTGACCTTTGCAGGCCGACTTTTCATACAAAGCCTAAGGCGTTAGTTAGAGACGCCCTCGCAGTTGTCGTGATACAGCGGGTCATCGGTGCCCAACGCTAGGTGATTGGTGGCGTCGTTGTAGTAGAAGTGGCCGGACTCGGCGTTTGAAAGCGCATAGTCTCCGCACACTCCATAGCCCTTGTTGACTCGCTTCAAGTTGGAAATCTCAGCCTTTGCCTGGCTGCCGAGTTGTTCCGATATAGTCGCGGCGATGTGGCCATCACGCTTGGCCTCAGAGTAGGCCTGACTACCGAATATCAGGCCCGCAACGGCTAAAATGGCGACGACGGGAATCCATAGGTTATGCATAGCGTGTCCAGTTAGAGGATATAAACGTGCATGAGGGCGTCAGAAAAATTATTTAGCTGGATAATAACTTTTTGCCCAGCCCATTTCATTGGTTGGCGAGTAGTTGGTTTACACAAGGATCCGCGCCAACCTTACGACACTAAACTGCTTTATGTAGTGGTTCACTGATTCCGGACATCAATCGCCCCAGCACGATTCTATCGCCCTATACACACGCCAGGGCGCGTCTCAACGCGCAGGCAGCGAAGCGCTATTGGGTTGGCTGCGTGGGGTGTTGAGTGATGAGCAGATTGCTGAAGCGACAGGCTTGGCGTTAGGTGAAGTGGCTAAGTTGCGCACTGAAGATAAGCGCTGATCGATTGCCTTCTGACCTAAGCGGCAGCCCTTGAACCTGCTCAAACTTCCCGGTCTCGTTCGTATCGCTCCACGTTTGGAAATGGCGGTAGCCAATGTTCGCGGCGAATGTTCCAAAGCTCATACGACGGTTTCAGTTGGTTGGGTGAATCAAGGGTGCCCAGGTGTATTTCGATTTCGTCCTCGCTTACCGAAAAAACCGACGAACCGCATACCGAACAGAAGTAGCGCCCCTGATAACTGTGCGGTTCGCCTTCGATAATGACAGCTTGCTTGGGGTAATCGGCAGCCGCATAGAAAAGCGCCCCGTGATGCTTGCGGCAATCCATACAGTGGCAAATACCTACCCGGAGTGGCTCGCCA is part of the Halomonas alkaliantarctica genome and harbors:
- a CDS encoding DMT family transporter encodes the protein MKATAEPQDNILQGISLIVGAVFLLALTDALVKYLSASMSLWQLYVIASTLSLPILFGLIIGHSGPHPKVKSRRWVAIRSLLLLLMWITYYAALPLIPLSVAAVAIYTTPLFIAVLAAFGAGEHLSRQAWLGILCGFLGVVVVLRPGGDTFTPATLLPVLAALFYALAMLVTRHHCQREHPLLLTLGLNLAFLAAGTLFSVLVAINSTATIAEHAPFLFAGWQPLDAKALVLVGAYALLLIIVNTGVARAYQIAPSALIGTFDYAYLIFASLWGYLLFSEVPDAMTWLGMGMILIAGVMVFRQRRV
- a CDS encoding LysR substrate-binding domain-containing protein, giving the protein MDNFIKSLPPLATLRPFEAAARLESFSRAADELHLTQAAISRQIRALEEDLGVMLFERRHRRVFLTREGREFGRTVSQALESIATGAQALRGDPNDKRVVLFCQLCEAFYWLMPQLADFNRRYPDIEIQLATSTRPITEFSGSFDIALQTNGRPSGSHRLVFTAEDEIFPVCSPAYLEGGNTPLSLNALLNQRLLHHHAEPADWLEWDEWFRAMGHFEHTSAESAVFDSYPLLLQAAVAGHGIALGWRRTTQRLIENGELIRPVAESLPQHDAIALYTRQGAPQRPGSEALLGWLHEVLSN
- a CDS encoding GFA family protein — its product is MEQLTGGCLCGKIRIVANGEPLRVGICHCMDCRKHHGALFYAAADYPKQAVIIEGEPHSYQGRYFCSVCGSSVFSVSEDEIEIHLGTLDSPNQLKPSYELWNIRREHWLPPFPNVERYERDREV